From the Archangium lipolyticum genome, the window CATGGCGCGGACCCGAACGCCGTGGATGCGCGGGGCTTCACCGCCCTGCACCGCGCGGCGGAGATGGGACACCTCGAGTGCGTGCGCATCCTGCTCGCGCGAGGCGCCCGGCCCGACCCGGCCGCGCAAGGCCATACCCCGCGCTCGCTCGCGGAGCACCAGAAGCACGAGGACATCGTCCGGTTGCTGGGCGGTTGACCGCCTTGTTTCGCCATGGTGGGAGCCGCCACAAGCTCTCCGCTGAGAAGGACGTTCGAGCTCCAGCGGCAGGTTCCTGCAGGTGGGCTGGCCTTCGCGAAGCCCCGCGGGGAGGTGCCCCGGCCGAGGATGTTCTCAGCCACCTGTTCAAAGGGCGGAGGGGCCGTTCAGCGCGTGCCGCAGGGCCTCCACGGCCGCCCGGTCGGTGCGCCGGGCGAGGGGAGACGCGAAGCCGAGTGCCGCCACGCGCGGATCGGCCGGCACGTGTGGCACCGAGCATGATGCGTGCACCTCACGCGCGCCGGTCTTCGCCAGCAACTCCGACACCGTGTCGGGCCGCACGCCGCTGCCCGGCATGATGGAGAGCCGGCCCGCCGCTGCCCGTGTCACCGCCGCGATCGTCTCCACCCCGGCGAGCGCCGTCGCGCATCCCCCCGAGGTGAGGATCCGCGCGAACCCCAGCGACACGGCCGTCTCCAGCGCCTCCAACGGGTCGGGCACCAGATCGAATGCCCTGTGCAGCGCCACCTCGAGCCCGGTGGCATGTGCGACGAGCGCCGCGAGCGCGTCCGCGTCGAGCCGCCCGTCTGGCCGGCTCGCGCCCAGCACCACGCCGGTGAGTCCCGCCTCGCGTGCCGCGTCGATGTCCGCGCGCATCACGTCCAGCGTCGCCGCGTCGTAGACGAAGTCGCCCGCCCGCGGCCGGATCATCGCCAACACTGGCAGGCCGAGCGTCGCTGCCCGCGCCATCAGCCCTCGCGACGGGGTGAGGCCCCCCACCTCCAGCGCGGCGCACAGCTCGATCCGGTCGGCGCCCCCTTCGGCCGCCGCTACCAGGCCGGCCATGTCATCCACACAGACTTCCAGGGTGATACGCGGCATGAGACGGCCCTCTTGGATGTGGATGCCACCGAGGCGCGGAAAGGAGCGGAGGGGCCGAGACCCGGCACCTCCACTCCGTGGACCGCTCCAGGTACTACGGCTGCTGGGTGAGGGTGAACGACTGGGCAGCGCTGCCGTTGCAGTAGGATTGCACCAGCTGGGCGCTGTCGGCGGAACCCACGGTGGTGAGGCACTTGGAGCTGTGACGGCTGACGAAGTGGTACGAACCACCGGCCTCCACCACCGGCAGCCACTGCTGATTGTTGCCGCCGCCATAGGCCCACAGCTGGATCGGCGCGCCGTCGGCCGTGGACACGTCCTTCACGTCGAGAACCTGGGTGCTGTTGAGGCGGCTGTTGATCCGCACGTAACCGCTGCTGGTCGCCTGGAACTGGTAGTGCTGCGCGTAGGTGTTGTTGCAGGTGTATTGCTGAACCACGGTGCCGTTCGCCGAGGCCGCTGACCTGGCATCCACGCACTTGCCGGCGCCCTTGCCGGTCACGGTGTACCAGGCGGTGGGCGAGATGGGTCCCGGCGGAGGCGTTGTACCGGCTCCGCCCAGCCACTTCAGCCCGTCGATGATGAACCTGTTCTGGATCTCGCTGGCGAACGTCGAGGACAGTGGGGTGTTGTTGGAGTAGTTCATCGCGTTGTGGCCGAAGTTCGCGTACAGCATCTTGAACTTCTTGTTGGTCCACAGGATGGGATAGTCACCGCTGTACCAGGACTGGTTGGGATCGGTACCCAGCGGGAAGCTCACGGGATCGACCGAGGCGAGCACCTGGATGTCTGGGTTGTTGCGCAGGTTGTTGCTCCAGCTGTACCACTCGCTCACCGCGGAGGTGAACGTCGCCGGCAGGTGCGAAGTCGACGGGTGCGTCTGGTTCTCGACCTTCAGCACGGCGGTGGTGGGGCCCCAGGTGTTCGACCAGAACGCACCAGAGCCGAGGAACTGGTTGTGGTACCAGCTCCAGCTGTCCGGGGACGTGGTGAACGCGGAGACGTGGAATCCCATGAAGCCGCCGCCGCCCTGCATGTACTGCTGGAACGCGGAGCGCTGGGCCGCGGTCTGCGGCTGGTCATCCAGGAACATCACGACCTGGTACTGGGCGAGGTTGCTGGCGTTGAGCTGGTCCCAGTTGTTGGTGGCCGTGTAGGAGAAGCCGTTCTGCGTGGCGATCTGGGGAAACCAGATGTTCGCTTCCCTGACGAAGTCGATGTGGGCCGCGTCCCAGGTGCCGTTGTAGAAGGCCAGCACCTTGAAGCTCGGCGTCTGCGCCACCGCCGGGCTCGATGCGAGGAAGAAACACACGGCGAGCATTGCGAGCGATTGCACCACTCGGTCGTTCTTGAGGCCTGCGATCATGCGGAACCTTCCGGTTCTCTGCGGAATCGACGTGGCGGCGGACGGCGCGGCGCTGCGTCCTTCCCGCAGGGAGTGGCCGGCCCCTGGATGGGACCGGGCACGTCCCTGGCTATCGCAGCTTCACGACGCGACTCAAGACATTCCGGTTTGTCGAGTAATCCACGCGTCAGTGCGGAGGAAGGTGCGACGGATTGGTCCTCAGGGGGCTTGGACTCTTCCGACACTTCGAATGCTCGCCAGTGGTACCGCAACAATGACTCCTTCGACGGGGCTGCGCGTACCCGCCTCAGGGACCTGGGGTAGCATCCGGGCACTTCTTCACCACCCCTGGGGGGTAGCTGTCCACATGTCCGTCCGGTTGAATCTCTTCACGCCCGAGTTCCGTGCCAATCCCTATCCCTTCTTCGCCGAGCTGCGGCGCCAGCTCGGGCTCGCCCAGGTGGATCCGCTCGGTTTCTGGGCCGTCTCCCGGTACGCCGACATCCTGCACGTCCTGAAGAATCCCCAGCTCTTCTCCTCCACCGGCCACCGAGCACCCGCGGAGCCCGAGTGGCTGGGGCGCAGCAGCCCGTTCGCGCAGTCCATGGTCATGGTGGATCCGCCCCAGCACACCCGCCTCCGGTCGCTCGTCAACCGCGCCTTCGGCCCCACCGCCCTGAGCCGGATGGAGCCGCGCATCCGCGCCTACGCCCGGCAGGCGGCCGACGAGCTGTCCCTCGGCCGCACCGTGGACTTCGTCGATTCCTTCGCCCTGCGCGTGCCCGCCGCCGTCATCGGCGAGCTGCTCGGCCTGGACCCCTCGCTGCACCCGCGCTTCAAGCGCTGGGCGGACGACATCAACAACACCACCTCCACCCCTCCGGATGCGCATGAGTGGCACGCGCAGATCCGGGGCACCTACACGGAGATGGAGCAGTACCTCAAGGAGGTCATCGCGGAGCGCCGCCGCTCCCCTCGCGAGGACATGGTGAGTGATCTGCTCGCCTCCCGTATCGAGGGTGAAGCCCTCACGGACGCGGAGCTGTTGGGCTTCCTCTTCCTGCTGCTCATCGCCGGCCTGGAGACCACCGTCCACCTGCTGGGCCACTCCGCCCTGGTGCTCGCCGAGCGCCCGGACGTGTTCGCGCGCGTGCGCGCGGACCGCTCGCTGATTCCCCGGTTCATCGAGGAGGTGCTGCGGTACGAGCCCGTCGCCCAGACGATTCTGCGGCTCACCACCGCCGACACGGAGCTGTGTGGCGTCCGGCTGCCGGCGGGTTCGCACATCATGTTGCTGCTGGGCTCGGCCTGCCACGACGAGGCCCAGTTCCCCAACAGTGAGAGCTTCGACCTCGACCGTCAGGGCCAGCAGACCATGCCCTTCGGCCACGGCATCCACTTCTGCCTCGGCGCCCCCCTGGCCCGGCTGGAGGCGCGGCTGGCCCTGGATGCACTGCTCGACCGGTGCGGCGGCCTGGTTCGCGACGCCGCGCCCGTGCAGTGGCACGCGTCGATCGTCGTCCGTGGGCCCACGGTGCTGCCGCTCACCGTGCTGCCGGGTTGAGGTGGAGGCTTGACGGATGGCTGATGCGACAGGGACACGGCGGCGGTCGCGGAGCGGAGCCCGGACGGGCCGCCCGGCCGCCGCCTCCGGGGTGGATCGAGAGGCGCGCGCCCAGTTGCTGCAACTGGACCGCATCGACAGTGCCCTGCGCTCCCGCTGGGTCCAGAGCGGCTTCAAGGATCGCGGGCTCCAGCGCAAGCTCGATGCGCTGAGCGCCGCGGGCATCGAGTGGTTGCGAGAGGTGATCTCGCTTCACGGGTGGCCCGGGCGGAGCCTGGTGGGGAGCAGGGCCGCCGACGCCGCGAGCCGGCTCATCCAGCATGCCGAGTGCTCCCTGGCCTTCCAGCGCCGCTGTCTGCGCCTGACCGAGGAGGCCGCGGCGCGGGGCGATGTTCCCCTGAGGCACGTGGCCTATCTCACCGACGTGGTGCGCCTGCGCGCGGGACGGAAGCAGCTCTTCGGGACGAAGTTCCGCGAGGTGGACGGCGAGCTCGTCCCGTACCCGATCGAGAAGGAAGCCGAGGTGGACGCGCGCAGAAAACAGATGGAGCTGGAACCCCTGGCCGCATACGCTCGACGCCTACGGCGGAGGTTCCCGCCACGGCGGACGAGGCGGCGATGAAACGCGGGCTCGATTGGGGCCACTTCGTGCGGCACCACTGGGAGAAGACTCCCGCGCTGCTGTCCCTGGGCGAACCTGTCGCTCCACCGGATCAGGTGTTCCGGACCGTCGTCGAGGCCAGCGAGCCCTTCCGCTTCGGAACGCGCTTCAAGGCGCTCCCCAACGTGAAGTTCCTCGCGGGGAGTGCCCAGCTCCGCTCCCCCGGCAAGCTCCTGCCCGGAGACGGGGATCGCGACGTGGACGGCTACGTCCGCCGTGTTGCCTCCAAAGTAGGGAAGCGGCAGTTCCAGCTCCTCGTCGAGCAGCCGCTCCTGCTCGATTTCGCCCTCTGGGACAGGCTCCGGGTCTTCGTCCGCGGGCTCCTGGAGCGTGTCGGCTTTCCGGTGCTCCCCATCGTCAGCGACGTCTTCCTGGGGGACTTCGCCCGCGCGCCCCAGGGGCTCGCCAGACGGCCACACCACTCGGTCTTCACCCTGGTGCTCCAGGGCCGGTTGAGGGTCCGTGTCTGGAAGCGCCTCTGGGGCGAGTCCCCCAACGAGGCCGTGGATTTCCGCCGTCATCTCTCCGAGGCCACGACGCTGGAGGCCGGGGCGGGGGATGTCCTGTATGCGCCCTCGCGCTCCTGGCACCTGGAGGAGTGCCGGGGCAGTTGCATGGCCGTGCGGTTGTGGATCCCCGTGAAGGGAAGCCGCCCGGCCGACGCGGTCAAGGACGTCCTCGTGACGCTCCTGGGCCAGCAGCTTCCCCAGGAGGGGGCGGTGCCCTATCTCGAGTACCCCTGGCGGCGCAGGCGTGGCGGCGCCGGAGCCTCGGTCCCCTCGCTGGTGCGCACGGCGGAGGGGCTCGAGGAGCTGGCTCGTGGCCCCGAGCTTCTCCAGGCCCTGCGCATCATCTGGGCCCAGCGCGTCAGCGCCTGTGGGCTCGAACCGGTTCCGCCCCCCCATGAGGCTCCGCCGTTGGAGGATTCCACGCTCGTGCGCGGCGCGCCGCACGGCCGCGTGGTGCGGATGCAGGACAGCCCGGGTCAGTGGATCTGGGCCGTCAACGGCCACGCGTTTCCCATGCCCGGAAGCACCGAGGCCCTCCAGGTCCTCGAGTCCCTGGAGTCCGGTGACGCGGTGCGGGTGGGCGAGCTGTGCCGGGTGGCGCGGCGAGCCCCCCAACGCACGGAGCTCCGCCGGTTGCTGGAGACGCTCCACGCACTCCGTGCCCTCGAGGTCGTCTCTGGAGTGGAGGGCTGACGGATGCCGCGGATCGAGATCTCCACGACGTTCGATTGGGACACCTTCGTCCGGCGCTACTGGAACAAGCGCCCGGTGCTCTACAAGGGGACGTCCGCCTCGCCATTCGAGCCGGGGGATGTCTTCGACGCGGCCACGGGAGCGGCCCGGAGCTACCTGCGGAGCAGCCACGCCCCCGACAGTCTTCCCCACCTCCAGTTCACGATCGACCGGCTGCAGCAGGTCTTCCTCGCGCCGTGGCTCCCACGCGAGTCCGATGGCTCGCTGGAGGCGTATGACGCCCGGCTCGCGCCCCGGCTGGGCGATCGGCGCTATGCCCTCATCGTCACCCGGCTGCATGCTTCCGGGTTCGGCCTCTGGGCACGGGAGCGGGCCTTCTTCTCGGAGCTGTGGCGGCGCGTCGGGATTCCGATGACCGGAGGAATCACCACGCTGTTCCACGGCAACTACGAGCACAGCCCGGTGGGCGTCCACCTGGACCGCTTCACCACCTTCCTCTTCGCTCTGCATGGGCGCAAGCGGATGCGCTTCTGGCCGAAGAAGCCCTGGAAGGAGCCGGTGAGTACGATCCTGGATTACGAGCCCTACCTGAAGGACTCGTTCGTGGCGGAGGTGGAGCCCGGCGACATCCTCTACTGGCCTTCGAGCTACTACCACGTGGGTGAGAGCGCGGGCCGGGGTGTCGCCACCAGCGTGAATGTCGGAATCCCCATCTCGGAGCACCTGTCGGTCTACGACGTCCATGACCTGCTGCGCGGCTTCGGGGACGAGAGCGCGAGCACCGGGCCAGCGAAGGGCGCCTCGCCCCTGGCTCGCGGCGTGCTCTCCGAGGAGGGGATCCTCTCCTCGGAGCTGCCCCGCGCGCTCATGGAGAGCGTGGGCGAGCTGCGCGGCCTGAGCCGGCCGAGGGAGGTGCGGCGTCAGCTGCGGACCACCTGGCTCAAGCGCCTCTCCGCGGCGGGCTTCGAGCCGGTGCCGCCCCCCGCGCGTGGCGGCCGGCTGAAGGATGAGGACCGTGTTCGTGGAGACCCCCGCTTCCCGATCCTCCTGGAGCCGGAAGGGACGGAGCATTGGATCTGCTCCGCCAACGGGCATGCCCTTCTCGGGGCGGGGCGCGTGGAGGCCGTGGCGCGGATGTTCGAGACCTTGAGCTCGGGCCGAGAGGTTCCTGTCGGAGAGCTGCTGCGGTCGTTCCGCTCACGCGCCACGGGGACGTCTGGAGCGGATGGCACGATCCCCGCCACGCGCGAGGGAATGCGACGTGTGCTGGAGAGGCTTCAGGCATTCCGCGCGCTTGATTCACGGAGGGCTGCATCGCGGGTTTGATGGGAGTTGCTGGCTTGACGTCTTTTACTCGATGGTTGAAGCTATACGTGCCGTAAACCCTCACCTACGCGGAGAGTGCCCATGTCGAAGGCGAACGCCAAGAAGGCCCCCCGGTCGTCGAAGCAGGCCCAGCTGAAGCTCGCGAAGATGATGCGCAGGCTGAACAAGACCAAGGCCTCCTCGAGCGCCAAGGTTCTGGGCAGCTGCTCCCGGTTCATCTACTGCGTCTAACCCGCTCGCGGGTGCTGTCTCCGAGACACGCGCGGTCCGGGGTTCACCGGGCGGCGCGTGTCTTCGTGTTTCTGGGGTGGGTGGCGACTCGATGAGCCGGAAGGCCGACCTTTTGCTGCGTATCCCCCCGCCGGCGCCGGGGCCGGACCCCGTCCTTCCTCCCCAGGCCCGCCGCGTGGTGGAGGCCGTGAGAAAGGGGCGCGGCCACGCGTTCTTTCCTCCCGTGGCCCGGCGAGGTCCCGAGGGTGCGCTCCAGGTCGCGCGAACCCTTCAAGGGCCGGAGGATGCCCGCATGCTGTGCTCGGTGCTGGCGGGTCCGCGCTTCCGCCCGCTGCTGGAGCTCCTCGAGGAGCTCGGCCGCTGGTGCCGGAGCATGGCGCCGCGGTATCAGGGACTGCTCGGGCCGCGCGTGCTCACCCTCACCCACGCCGAGCTGTTCGGTCCGTTGATCTCGGACGCGTTCACGCTGTGCGCCACGGCCGGGGACGTTCCTCCCGACGCCGCCCTGCGCGCGCTGCTGGAGGGATTCCAGTCGTTCTTCTCGCTCTTCCTTGGCCGGCTCGCGCGGGATGTGCGAGCGGGGGTGTTCCGCCGGGAGGGGTTCGTGGAGCCCGTCGTCGGACTGTGGGCCAGCCCCGAGGAGACGCACAACGGGCGGCAGAGCGTGCTGCGGCTCCACTTCCGCCGGGGAGGCGCGGTGGCCTACAAGCCGCGGCCGGCGGCGGGAGAAGCCCTCTTCCTGGCCGAAAGCCGCGGCCGGGCCGCGCGCTCGCTCTTCGAGTGGCTCAATCGGTTGCCCGCCGCGTCCGGTGCCGTGCGGCTGCCCACCCTGCGTATCCTGGAGGGCCGGGGCGCTGACCGGTCCGCCTACAGTTGGCAGGAGTGGATCCCCCGGCCCCGGCAGTGGGGGGCCTTGCGGCGCTCGGAGGACCTGAGCCTTCAGGGCTGCCGGCTCACACCGCCGGAGGCCGCTCGCTTCTGGCACCGCGCTGGCTCACTCACCGCCGCGTGCTTCGCCCTGGGGGTCGCGGACCTCTTCGCGGACAACGTCCTGGTCGGCGCCCGGCGGGGCGAGCGGCAGCCACTGCCCTACCCGGTGGACATGGAGGTCTTCTTCTGCCGTCTCCAGCGGCTCCAGGAGACAGGGCTGATCTCTGACGCGCGGGAGCGTGGAAACCACCATGTGGGGTTCGAGCGCCAGGCCCGCTGGTGCACCGCTGGAGGCCCCGTGGTGTGTTTCTTCCCGTCACGGGGCGGCGGGCTCCATCTGCGGCGGCGGACGCGGCCCTGGGGCCGGGAGGAGACCCGCTCCGTCATCGCCGACACCGAAGGGAACGCCGGCTTCGGTGCCTATCTCCTGCCCTACCTGCGCGGCATGTTCGATGTCTGGACGTTGTTGCTGCTGGAGCGGTCACGGGTGGTGGCGTTCCTGCGGCGCACCTCCAGGCGGCGCTTCGTTCGCGTCCTGGTGAAGGACAGCGCCACATACGGTGCGGAGCTGGAGCGGATGATGCTGTCGCCCGGCGGTGCGCCCCCGGCGGGCCGTGCCGGGTTCAGCCAGGAGGAGCGGGAACAGCTCCGCCGGTTCGACGTCCCGTATTTCTTCCAGCAGGCGTCAGGAGGGCCGCTGCTCTACATGGCCTCGCCCCCCGCGGCGTCCGGGTGGAAGCGCGCGGGGCGGCAGCGGTACATGGCGTCCAACTTCCAGCCCTCGAAGCGGGTGCTGGGCGGAGAGCAGATCTCGCTGATGAAGCTGGGCGTGGCGGTGCGTGACGCCGTTGCCTTCGTCTTCAGGGATGTCCGCCATCCCGTCTCCGAGGATCCTCGCAGGGGGGTCCGGATGGAGCTGCGGGACACCCACCGGGGCACGGTGTCCTTCGACTGGCCGCAGGTGGGGAGACGCCTGACGTACTCGTGGAACCAGCGGGAGATCCGCGTGAGCATGGACGCGCTGTAGGCCGCCCGGTCCTATGCTCAGGTTTCATGAACAATGGCGGGGCCTCACCGCGCGAGGAGATCGCTCAGCCAGGGCATCTCCGCCGGGAACCCGTTCTGGCGCTCCCGCCACATCCGCGCCCTCCACTCCTCGTCCGTGAGGCGCTCGAAGTCCCGGGTGGTGTGCTCGAAGTAGGAGGACACGAATCCCCGGTAGGTACGCGGCCCCTGGCCCAGGTCGAGCGTCACCGTCATCAGGCGCGGGTGTCCCGTGGCGGCGTGCAGCACCAGGCCCACCGCCACTCCCCCCGCCGCCGCGGGCTGCGTGTGCACGTCCGCGATGACCGGCTCGTGCGCGAGTGCGTCCTCGCGCGAGTAGAAGAGGTCCGCGTACCAGCCGCCCGCCTCCCACACCCGGGCGCAGCCCGCCGTCTTGCCGTCCACCGAGACCGCGTGGTTCATGAAGTCGAGCTCCTCGGCCGTGAGGGGGCTGCCTTCCCGCTCATGCTCCGCGATCTTCCGGAGGCGCTCGGAGATCTCGCCGAGGCGCTCGAAGTAGGCCGTGACGCGCTGTTTGTCCTCGGCTTTTCCGAACTCGAGCTGGCCGAGAAGGGCCTTCCCCCGGGCCGCCAGGGTCTCGAAGCTCCGGAAGAACTCCGGGTACGGGTCCACGTAGGCATCCGGGAACTCACAGATGTTCATCGAGGAGACGGACTGTTTCGCGTAGAGCAGGTTGTCGTGCCGGAGCTCCGCCCACGAGGCGAGCTGTGCGTTGAGCATCCGGCGTTGCCACGGCTCGGAGCGGAGGGTCGCCGGAAGCGTCGTGTCCCGGGCCTCATCCGGTGACAGGCCGCGCAGTGCTCCCAGCCACAGGTGATAGATGCTGCCCTGCCACAGCTCCGCTCCGGCCTTCTCGCCGCGTGTGGCCACGGCCTCCAGTGCATCCCGGTACTGGTAGCTCTTCAGCTCGGGCTCCAACAGGGTCAGCGCCGCGGGGTTGCGGAAGCCCGCCCAGGCGACGTCGAGGGGACGGGGCATCATCCGCGGCTGACTCAGTTGGCCGTAGCTGACGGCCGAGAGCACCTCGCTGTCGAAGACGTAGCGCTGGCCGAGGACGAGGAACTCGATCGCCGGCTTGTCGGCCTCGGGCCTCATCGCCAGCCGGCTGAGGATCCGCTGACCCGCCTCGGGCTCCAGCACCGTGACCAGCTCCGCATCATCGAGCCGCAGCAGCCCCTTCATGTCCGCTAGGCCCCGCGCGCTGGCGGCCCTTCGCAGTCCCGGGAAGGACAGGGAGTCCGGGGGGCCCACGAAGGCGCGAGTCGTCTTGTCGAGGCGCGTCCAGGACTTCTGGGCCCTGTCGGTGAAGAGCGCGTCCAGGAGCACCACCGCCTCCAGCGCCGACCGGTTGATGGTGTAGGCGCGCCCGCGGGCATCCCACTCGGCGATCCGGAACTCCGCGCGCCCCAGCCACATCATCGCCTGGAAGTAGCGGGCGAGGTCGAGCCTCGTGGTGTAGTGCCCGCGCGGCCGGAGCATGGAGAGGTCCATCCTGGCGATGCTCTTCAGGGTCCACGGCGTCTCGAGCCGCTCCGCCGCGGGGATGGGCCTCAGGTGCTCCCTGATCTCCGCGTTGCTCATGCCCTCGCCGTACAGGGCCTCGTGCGCCAGCGCCCCGCGCGTCTCGGCCTGGATGGCGGTGACCCAGTACGCGATGTCCTCGGGACGCGCGCCAGCGACCGGCGAAGCGGGTTTCCCTGTCAGGAGGCTCTCGGCGACAGCGAGGAACAGGTCCACCTCCGCTCGGGCCTCGGGGGTTCCTCCCGTGTGCTCCGGGAGCGCGCGGCGCAGCTCGGCGATCAGCGCGCCCATTTCTCCCATCAGTGCACCGCGTTCCACGTCCTGAAGGATGCGGTCGTACGAGCGGTGGAAGGCGTACAGGAAGCTGTCCGCGGTGAAGTACATCGGGTGGTGCGCCTTGAAGAGCCCGGTGTAGCCGAGGTGGAAGCTGGCGATGTTCGGGCCAGTCGAGATGACCAGACCCTTGGACCCCAGCACGGTCTCGGCCTGGGCGCTGAGCGACCTGCCCTCCAGCACGGGGGTGTTGTCGGGTACCTCGAGGAGGTGCGCGGCCCGGCGCTCACCGGCGCATCCGAGGAGGAGGCCGGAGACGAGCAGCACACGGAGAGCAATGCGTGAGTTCATGGTCACGCCCGCTCTTCGCATGCCGTGGAAGCGGGCCGCAATACACGAGCGTACGCCCGCGCGGTGGCACCTGTACGACGATGAGCCCGTTCGTCCCGAGACAATGCCCTGGAGGGCAGCCTGTGGCGTGTCTCCCCACTCCCTAGCGTGCGCTCCTGGCGGAGGTCGCATGTCACGGGGCGCACGGGGCTTGTTGTGTCTGGCGGCGGGTGGGGTGCTGCTGTCCTGCACCTCCACGGACGCATGGACCGGACCTCTGCCCGCGGAGTGCCGGGAGCCCGCCGCGGCGGAATCCACCGGGACGAGCCGGGTCGAAGAGGATGGGTTGCCGGTGTTCAACCTGTTCATCTCGCAGTCCCTTCCGGATGCGGACGGCTACTTCGTGGCGCGGCTCGTCTACCGCGGGCACTGCCAGCGGCTGTGGGTGAGGTTTCGCGGGAACACCTCCCGCTTCTTCCCCAAGCGCAGCTTCACCCTCGATTTCCCGAAGGATGCTCCCTTCGACGAGCCCCTCCTCGCGGGTGGCTTCACCGGCCGGCGCAAGGTGGTGCTCATCAGCCCCTTCAATGACAACTCATACATGCGGCACCGGCTCGCCTTCGCCTTGTGGAACCG encodes:
- a CDS encoding type 2 lanthipeptide synthetase LanM, with the protein product MSRKADLLLRIPPPAPGPDPVLPPQARRVVEAVRKGRGHAFFPPVARRGPEGALQVARTLQGPEDARMLCSVLAGPRFRPLLELLEELGRWCRSMAPRYQGLLGPRVLTLTHAELFGPLISDAFTLCATAGDVPPDAALRALLEGFQSFFSLFLGRLARDVRAGVFRREGFVEPVVGLWASPEETHNGRQSVLRLHFRRGGAVAYKPRPAAGEALFLAESRGRAARSLFEWLNRLPAASGAVRLPTLRILEGRGADRSAYSWQEWIPRPRQWGALRRSEDLSLQGCRLTPPEAARFWHRAGSLTAACFALGVADLFADNVLVGARRGERQPLPYPVDMEVFFCRLQRLQETGLISDARERGNHHVGFERQARWCTAGGPVVCFFPSRGGGLHLRRRTRPWGREETRSVIADTEGNAGFGAYLLPYLRGMFDVWTLLLLERSRVVAFLRRTSRRRFVRVLVKDSATYGAELERMMLSPGGAPPAGRAGFSQEEREQLRRFDVPYFFQQASGGPLLYMASPPAASGWKRAGRQRYMASNFQPSKRVLGGEQISLMKLGVAVRDAVAFVFRDVRHPVSEDPRRGVRMELRDTHRGTVSFDWPQVGRRLTYSWNQREIRVSMDAL
- a CDS encoding DUF6624 domain-containing protein — protein: MADATGTRRRSRSGARTGRPAAASGVDREARAQLLQLDRIDSALRSRWVQSGFKDRGLQRKLDALSAAGIEWLREVISLHGWPGRSLVGSRAADAASRLIQHAECSLAFQRRCLRLTEEAAARGDVPLRHVAYLTDVVRLRAGRKQLFGTKFREVDGELVPYPIEKEAEVDARRKQMELEPLAAYARRLRRRFPPRRTRRR
- a CDS encoding cupin domain-containing protein yields the protein MPRIEISTTFDWDTFVRRYWNKRPVLYKGTSASPFEPGDVFDAATGAARSYLRSSHAPDSLPHLQFTIDRLQQVFLAPWLPRESDGSLEAYDARLAPRLGDRRYALIVTRLHASGFGLWARERAFFSELWRRVGIPMTGGITTLFHGNYEHSPVGVHLDRFTTFLFALHGRKRMRFWPKKPWKEPVSTILDYEPYLKDSFVAEVEPGDILYWPSSYYHVGESAGRGVATSVNVGIPISEHLSVYDVHDLLRGFGDESASTGPAKGASPLARGVLSEEGILSSELPRALMESVGELRGLSRPREVRRQLRTTWLKRLSAAGFEPVPPPARGGRLKDEDRVRGDPRFPILLEPEGTEHWICSANGHALLGAGRVEAVARMFETLSSGREVPVGELLRSFRSRATGTSGADGTIPATREGMRRVLERLQAFRALDSRRAASRV
- a CDS encoding copper homeostasis protein CutC — protein: MPRITLEVCVDDMAGLVAAAEGGADRIELCAALEVGGLTPSRGLMARAATLGLPVLAMIRPRAGDFVYDAATLDVMRADIDAAREAGLTGVVLGASRPDGRLDADALAALVAHATGLEVALHRAFDLVPDPLEALETAVSLGFARILTSGGCATALAGVETIAAVTRAAAGRLSIMPGSGVRPDTVSELLAKTGAREVHASCSVPHVPADPRVAALGFASPLARRTDRAAVEALRHALNGPSAL
- a CDS encoding ThuA domain-containing protein; translated protein: MIAGLKNDRVVQSLAMLAVCFFLASSPAVAQTPSFKVLAFYNGTWDAAHIDFVREANIWFPQIATQNGFSYTATNNWDQLNASNLAQYQVVMFLDDQPQTAAQRSAFQQYMQGGGGFMGFHVSAFTTSPDSWSWYHNQFLGSGAFWSNTWGPTTAVLKVENQTHPSTSHLPATFTSAVSEWYSWSNNLRNNPDIQVLASVDPVSFPLGTDPNQSWYSGDYPILWTNKKFKMLYANFGHNAMNYSNNTPLSSTFASEIQNRFIIDGLKWLGGAGTTPPPGPISPTAWYTVTGKGAGKCVDARSAASANGTVVQQYTCNNTYAQHYQFQATSSGYVRINSRLNSTQVLDVKDVSTADGAPIQLWAYGGGNNQQWLPVVEAGGSYHFVSRHSSKCLTTVGSADSAQLVQSYCNGSAAQSFTLTQQP
- a CDS encoding cytochrome P450, with translation MSVRLNLFTPEFRANPYPFFAELRRQLGLAQVDPLGFWAVSRYADILHVLKNPQLFSSTGHRAPAEPEWLGRSSPFAQSMVMVDPPQHTRLRSLVNRAFGPTALSRMEPRIRAYARQAADELSLGRTVDFVDSFALRVPAAVIGELLGLDPSLHPRFKRWADDINNTTSTPPDAHEWHAQIRGTYTEMEQYLKEVIAERRRSPREDMVSDLLASRIEGEALTDAELLGFLFLLLIAGLETTVHLLGHSALVLAERPDVFARVRADRSLIPRFIEEVLRYEPVAQTILRLTTADTELCGVRLPAGSHIMLLLGSACHDEAQFPNSESFDLDRQGQQTMPFGHGIHFCLGAPLARLEARLALDALLDRCGGLVRDAAPVQWHASIVVRGPTVLPLTVLPG
- a CDS encoding DUF3160 domain-containing protein, whose product is MNSRIALRVLLVSGLLLGCAGERRAAHLLEVPDNTPVLEGRSLSAQAETVLGSKGLVISTGPNIASFHLGYTGLFKAHHPMYFTADSFLYAFHRSYDRILQDVERGALMGEMGALIAELRRALPEHTGGTPEARAEVDLFLAVAESLLTGKPASPVAGARPEDIAYWVTAIQAETRGALAHEALYGEGMSNAEIREHLRPIPAAERLETPWTLKSIARMDLSMLRPRGHYTTRLDLARYFQAMMWLGRAEFRIAEWDARGRAYTINRSALEAVVLLDALFTDRAQKSWTRLDKTTRAFVGPPDSLSFPGLRRAASARGLADMKGLLRLDDAELVTVLEPEAGQRILSRLAMRPEADKPAIEFLVLGQRYVFDSEVLSAVSYGQLSQPRMMPRPLDVAWAGFRNPAALTLLEPELKSYQYRDALEAVATRGEKAGAELWQGSIYHLWLGALRGLSPDEARDTTLPATLRSEPWQRRMLNAQLASWAELRHDNLLYAKQSVSSMNICEFPDAYVDPYPEFFRSFETLAARGKALLGQLEFGKAEDKQRVTAYFERLGEISERLRKIAEHEREGSPLTAEELDFMNHAVSVDGKTAGCARVWEAGGWYADLFYSREDALAHEPVIADVHTQPAAAGGVAVGLVLHAATGHPRLMTVTLDLGQGPRTYRGFVSSYFEHTTRDFERLTDEEWRARMWRERQNGFPAEMPWLSDLLAR
- a CDS encoding cupin domain-containing protein; amino-acid sequence: MKRGLDWGHFVRHHWEKTPALLSLGEPVAPPDQVFRTVVEASEPFRFGTRFKALPNVKFLAGSAQLRSPGKLLPGDGDRDVDGYVRRVASKVGKRQFQLLVEQPLLLDFALWDRLRVFVRGLLERVGFPVLPIVSDVFLGDFARAPQGLARRPHHSVFTLVLQGRLRVRVWKRLWGESPNEAVDFRRHLSEATTLEAGAGDVLYAPSRSWHLEECRGSCMAVRLWIPVKGSRPADAVKDVLVTLLGQQLPQEGAVPYLEYPWRRRRGGAGASVPSLVRTAEGLEELARGPELLQALRIIWAQRVSACGLEPVPPPHEAPPLEDSTLVRGAPHGRVVRMQDSPGQWIWAVNGHAFPMPGSTEALQVLESLESGDAVRVGELCRVARRAPQRTELRRLLETLHALRALEVVSGVEG